Genomic window (Juglans microcarpa x Juglans regia isolate MS1-56 chromosome 2S, Jm3101_v1.0, whole genome shotgun sequence):
ACAcaatgcaatccactacatattacattgtttggtatttatacattagattacaaaacacaaaattacaatttgAGTTACAACAACAGCACCTACAGGTTCATATGACACATTTCCTTGTCTAGATCTCCAAATCAACCATGCCCCAGAAATTGACAGTTCAAGAAGCAGGGTTGCCAAAACTCCAACAGCCACTACCCAATAATTTTGTTGCCACCATGTTTAGCAATGCTCCAAAGGATTCCAATTGTgaatatgaaaggaaaatgcAGGAAAGATTTATTAAAATCCAAACTAGTCAAAAGGGAGGGGAATTAATATAGAGGATTCCATAAAGAATGTCAATATAATTGCAGATATGACAAGTATATAGAAGACTAGTTACCTAAAGCATGTAGCTAACATGGCCCAGGTTGCTAGATATGAAATTAGCATTTCAATTATAAGTGGGtttaacaagaagaaaaaaactagaCAAGATGGCCTCAAACAATAAAACTACTTCAATTTAGGTATTTCATTCAAGATTAACACCAGACAAGATGCGTAATCAACTTCCTAATATGTCCCTTAAAATGAAACTGCAATATCAAATAGTGCATCAGACCGCAAATATTCCAGTCACTGAAAATGAACTGAATGTGTTTCATTCATTTGGCAATACATCTCTCCATCTTATATATCTAAGAATATCTTCATGTCATATGAACAACCCAAAACAAGATGTTCTTCTTTGAATGATGACTTCTGTGTGAATCAGAAACCTACCTAAAGTACCCAGAGCTCAAATTCTAAGCATCCTCTTGACAACCTAAGTggcaaaataatattactttataatGTACCATTAACCAAGGTACGGCACAAATAATCAAGAACAATGGGGAAAAACTCTAAGAAATCACATTGAGAGGTTCAGTTCCAACCAAGTTAAAACTATTCATAGGACACATCAAGTAATACTTGTAAAATGGTAGACTATCAGATCCATAGACTGTATTGTTGCTTTATATCCTTTATACatgtaatatttgttttattatgcGCCTATAACAGAACAGTATCTCTTTCTCGTATCTCTTCACCAACTCTCTATTTCTGGAAAAGTGTATCAATTAATTTGTGGTTAGCATATTTCAAAACATGAATCTAACATAAaacaaatgcataaaaaaacttGAGAATCAAACCCAAAATATGAGTAAACTCAGATCTGGGTCTAAATCATGATTCATCATTTGCAAAACCAAAAGAATGCAAAATCTGAATCTGGGTCTCATAGCCTTTTTCATGTCATATATTAGACAAAAGCTCTACTTCCTCATTCATATTAAGTTTAACcaaacacacacaaacacaaaataaaattgacagaAGGCAAGCCTTCAATAATTATCTCAAAGCTGTAGATCTCAGAACACAGAGCGAGTGGAAAACGAACCATCTTGGGGTCGTCGAATGTAGATCACTGGGCTAATGGCGAAGCTAGTCCTTGCTTGGCTAAACCTACAAAAGAACACAGACCCAAATCAacatagagaaagagagagatatggAGAAAACCCAACCTTGGGTTCTTGACGTTGGAGAGGTTGTCGACTGGCGGAGTGACACAGTCATGAAGACGGAGGCAACGAAGCTTCGTCGGCAGAGGAAGAATGGCtgggaggctagggtttcaacacaagaggagagagagagagagagagagtagagagatCGAAAGGCCGGTGGTGACtctggtgagagagagagatggctgCAGAACTTGAACCTAGGGTTTTGTTGGTTTGgcgagagcaagagagagagagagtagagaggAGAAGAGAGGTCACCTAGGGTTTTGTTGGTTCggcgagagcgagagagaagaaagagagagagagagtagagaggagaggagaggtcGAGACCCGCGTAGGAAAATCTTTTTCCTTATAAAGCCCGGGTACAAACCCAAAACTCGGATTTAAACCCGGTACCTGGATCCGGTATACCCGGATGTTCTTATGCAGGCCTGAACCCATAACTGAAATCTGGTTATCCGGGTTCCGGACTGGGCCGGGAAAAAACTCAGCCCGGATGAACCGTCCTAACGAAGTGCACTAAAAAACCCCAAGTGTAAACATTGGTGTCAAGAGTGCTTATTGCCAACGAATACCTTGATAGTAAATTAGGCTTTTTTCTAATAAGCCAATTCATTTGGGACCCTGCAGATCcacaatttttcttatttaaagaCCAGCCCTTATAAATATGCCAGCTGCTATGAACATGAGACTTCTATCAACCTTCTCATTGGGATTGAGGAATAATGAAGAGCCTGTACCGTCTCATCTCCTTTTGTAGATGATACTGTGATCTTTTGTGAGGCCAACTTTAATGTTTAGGCTATTCAGCATGAGAGCAAGTGGAGCTGGTAATATTAGCTGGATTCCTTTCAAAAAGTTGGACTTTTGAGGTTGAAGTGTTTCTAGCACGTGCTCCTCCCCCGGGATGGCCCTCCTTGCCCTCTGCAGAATATATGGAGATATAAGGCATCGTCAAATTAATCCATATGTTTAGATTTTCATTCTGTCATCTCTATCATATgccatttataaatttaaatctgAAGGGTTTTAGTTTGACTAAGTGGGCTGTTTAAATGTCCATTGATTGTTCTAGATGTGCTTAATTTGTGAATTAAAAAGTGCTAGGGAATCACTTCTAAGTTTCAATCTGAGACTTCAATTTTAGAAAGAATGGATGCAGATTTACCAGAAAAATAATTTGCACGTCTGTGTATAGAAAAGTTATGATATAATATGGTGGGGATGCTCTAATAGATAACTGTATTAAAAAGTAGTAGATGCAATTTGAACATTAAAAACACTATTACAAACTATTAATACATTCATAAAGTATCAAAATGCATTAGGATCTAGGAAGTATCGATGTTGTCTGTTATCCCTGCTCCATAGCCTTAGTGGAACCATTGTGAGATATCTAATGATCATGAATTCTGATATTTAAATTTACTCCCAATCTTTCATCTCCAGTTTGAGGATTTGAATATTAGCTGTCAtgtttacttgtcaaaaaaaaaatattggctgTCATGTTTTAATACTCCTGATTACTGATTACTTCTTGTCCTTAGcaaaaaatgaattgaaaattctTGAACTTACTGTtgtgaaattattataaaatgttcTTCCAATGTTAGCTTGCCAAGCTATGTACTGCTGACAAAATCTTGGTCGACCATAAATTTGCAGGATTATTATGATAATTGAAGCAATATGTGCTGGATCTTTCATGAGTATCTATATTGGTGAGTGTTTATATTAAAGGGAGGTTTTGAGGATTTGGATTGTGTTTATGACAATTGATTAGGAAATATCagggaatttttctttatgCTGATGTAGCTGCTAAAGTTTTCCATTTCATGCTGGACCTTTTATTGTGTTTCATCTTAATAAAGGGTTTGGTGGTGATGTTCATGATGAGGGAGTGACACTCATgtttttatatacatttataacAAGCATGGTTATTGACAAAGTTTATTGAGTCCAGCATTTATGCTCCTAAGAAATATAAATGTTGCTCTAACAACCTATGggcccaaataaataaaaagatacatAGTTGTTCTTAGGATTTCTTTCAATGGCAGGTTTTATGTGTTATTCTCCATACTATGTAAGACAACTATGAAATATGAATACACTCTCAAGGTTGTTGAGATAAACATgatgtcactttttttttttcattccgaCTGCATAGAATAATTCTGTTTGTCCATGAgcaaagcattttttttttgtttgagataATATTTAAGATTCCAATATTTGGGTATACCACATGCTGTCATCCGGAAAAACCTTGCATATATTAGCATTTTATATTGGTGAAAATTGTAAGAGTTCTCCTTGTGTTACACCTGCCTAGCTGAGTTTGAGACTATCGATTTTTTTCCCCAGTAAGACCCTCCACCAAGCACATATGGATAGAATATGAGCTCATACATTCAGGATGTATTTGAGGTTGTATGTTCTAACTTTTTTCCATGGGTCTTTTGGTCCTTGCAGGTTATGTACACCAGTACAATTCATTGAATTCTCAGCCCGATGTTCTAAAGTCATTATATTCTCCGCTTCAACCATCAAGTTCTTTGGAAGGTTTGAGGTAATCATGTAgtcattaataattatgttttaactcCATTTCCATCTTCAAGCTTTTTGGAATGGGAGACTTAATTCATCTTGAGATTATTTagcattattttaaataatgatgCATCAATTACTATATGTTGGTATGATATATGGTACAGGACAGATTGCCAGAGTTCAtatttactctctctctctctctctctctctctctctcacagacacacacacacacacacacacacaaacacatttGGGCAGGCTCAATTCTGTTAGTAGGggtatatatatgttgtaataCATAATCCATAATGTGGGTTGATTGGTACCACAGGTATCATGAAGGTGGTCGACTCTCTGATGAGCAAATGGCTTTGTTGCAATACCAGCGTGAAAACCTTCACTTTTTGAGTGAGGAGGTATGCGATGATCTGAAATTTACAATTGGCAGTGCTTCGTTCTTTGCATTTCATATTCAATGGTACCTTCTGCTGGCGCTTTGGTGTTCCATTCTGCATAAAGAATTTCAGTTTTTAATACATATGTTACCACATGTTTtataaaacataatatatttggGTTTGCATGTCTATTAAGGTGTATGATtattaatatccaaacatttGACCATGTAGATTCTGCGATTGCAAGAGTGCTTAAGTAAATATGAACGGTCTAATGATGGAAGCACACCTCAGGTGATTATCGCTCTagctaatattatttatttttttttttaccagtaAAAATACTATTGATAGAACTAGGCAAATGCCCATGTACACAAGAGGTATACAAGATAAACACCTAGTTaggaagaagagggagagataGATACAAGGAATTGTGAACGTTAAGATCATTGAAATCTATAGCTATTATCCAAAGAAATAATGTCTTGAAAAACAGGCTTCTTAGCTCCTCCACCGAATGTACTTTGTCTTCAAATGTTTCATTACTTTCCTTCCAAATACACCGTATAGACTCCTCCAGCTGGTGAGAAACAAATGTGTGTAAATGTGAAACAAGGAGAAGTTATGTCTGTGTGTATAACATCATATACACACGGGCATAGTTACCAGTTTTGTGTAAATGTGTCTTAATGCAGGATGTGTAAATGTGTGTAGGCTGTGTGTCAAGTGATGGTAGTGTCAAATTACCAGTTTTGGCCATGAAAggtcttataatatttaaccTCTGAGACATTTATTCCAAAATGTCAGAATAAGTGAGATCTAATCACACTACGGCAGGACAAGTAACTTTAGTAGCCTACTCGTGTAATATTAAAGGTGAACTGCAATAATAATTGAACATGGACACAGcggatagtttttttttttttttttcatcttggaACACTTAGCTGGGCTACCTATTTTATTCTGGAGCCACTTCAGAAAATTATGACCAGAGATAACACCAAGTAGGGGCctgtataaaattattatgtgaATGGTATAATTGTGATTGGGAGTGGTGCTCATTGGATTTTAACTACAAATTATGCAaagatcccccccccccccccccctcccggGCACGCGGGCAGAACAAAATGGTAATTTTCTAGTTTCCCTGGCACCAAAGGCTGGAATGGTTGTAGTTTTTACATTTATGGATAGCAGTAGATATCGTATATGGTTCTGTAATTTGATTACATGGAAGTTGAATGTTTCCAAAGAATTGGTTCTTATGGCTCCATGTGCAGGTTGATCTTGCCCACATGTTAGCAGCTCGTGATCAGGAACTACGGACCCTTACCGCTGAGGTAATACCTGTTGATTCTTTCCCACTTGTTCATGTGACAGTTCCCCAAATGTTTGTCCCTGTTGTTGTCTTTGATTTTAAGGTTGCAAGAGTTTCATGGTGCTTGCTGATATGCATTTAAAATGAAACAATGTGTTGTCAATCTTGGACTTGTCCTCTTTAGGTAATCAACAGTACAATGATTACATTATCTTTGCCTAAATGATTGGACTTATGCTTTTTGGGTAATTAACTGCACAATGTTTAAATTATCTTGCTTAAATGATGACAAGCCGATTACTCTTTTCACACATTGTGATGTGTTGCTGTGGTCAAATGAATTCAATAATTCTATCCAGGGAACCAGAAAGGGCGATTTTACTGCCTACTACATATGTTCATTTCCTGTGCTGGTTTTAGGAGACCTATATTTTGGGCACATGAACTCACGAGTCTACATGAGTTCAAATTCTGTACACATCACATATTACGTTTCTTCTGGACACATCCCATATTACCATTCAAAGGGAAATTTGGCATTTTTAAACTCACTGTTAGAAGCAATCATTTCTAGTTCAAGTTCACTGTTAGAAGAAATAAACACCACTGGGAAGACACTTGGAGAGGGAAAACTGAAGCAGCAAACAAGAGTTTTCTACTTCATTCCTTCTATTCAACAGATGAATGAGATGAACTGCCTACATATTTATTGATGTCTTGGCAGTAGATATTATTGTTACTGGAAGAGATGTAACCTCATTTTTTGGTAATCTTCACTAAGAGCAGTTAAACTGAATTCTTTGAAACAATGGTGTACAGGAGGATAATTTGTTTTCCAATTAACAAACctgttgaatttttttctctGCCCCCGGACACATACAATCTGTGGGCATGGTTCTATTTAGCAAATAGACTTGTAGCATTTGACATTGGTCTTCTTTTACATTTtgaaacttaaaatagataCTGAAAGGGACTTGTGTTGCAGGTGAATCAGCTGCAGTCTGAGCTAAGGCTTGCTCGTTCTTTGATAGCTGAGAGGGACTCCGAAATACAGCGAGTGCGCACTACCAACAACCAGGCAAGAACTAGTGTTTTGGCTTAATTACGTATTACATATTCGTATCATGGTTGTGGAAGACCTCAGACTTTTGTATCAATTACATAAACATCTGGTTTTGTGCGTGTTAAGTATCTCTATTAGCAATATTGTCAAAATTTTATGCTTATTTTGACTTTTTCGTTTTTCGGGGGCTTGATATTTGATAGTATGTCGAAGAGAATGAAAGACTAAGAGCTATTTTAGGAGAATGGAGTACCCGAGCAGCAAAGGTATTGTCTCGTCTCTTCTATTAGCTAATATGTTAATGATTATCAGCTCCTCCAACTCTGTGCTTCACTTACCTTTGGTATGGGATATTTTTGCTAACCtagtttcaaaatttgatgtaCTAAAGCTTGAACGAGCATTGGAGGTTGAACGAATGTCAAATCTCGAACTGCAAAAGAAGATCACAACACTCAGAAATCAACCAACTGCATCAGTGGAACCCACAGAAAACCGTGGAGCATAGTCACACTGCACAAGATATGCATATGTTGACATGTTTTTACTATTCCACAATGCTGCAATCAGTGCCATTCCTTTCGTAGGTTAAATGAAAgcggaattaaaaaaaaaaattaaagaaggaaagaaagattCAAAGAAAGATCAAGAAGCGTGTACAGAAGGTCAAGCATTGCAGCTCAGATTAttgaatgtgtatatatatatatatatatatatatatatatatataactgttcGCTGAactggttttcttttttctttttttctttttttctttttttctttcccactTGAACATCCATTCACGGCAGGTGGCAGCTGCCTATAATATGTTGTATATTGAGAGGAAGAAATATGCGGCATTTTCAAGATTGAGAGAAATCGGTGGGAGAGAGAGCTTTTTTCTTCCCCTAAAACTGTCTGGTGGCGAATCAAGTTTGTGATCCTGGTTTTAGGATTCAGGTTTCTTTTCTGTGATATTGTTCCTCATTTCCTCTGCTTCAAGAGAATCATCCTGTAGATTTTTCAGACCCGATAATATAGATTGCAACGTCACTCAGTGGACGAGTACCTAACATGTAGAACATGTCAAAGACATAACGAGTCCGATGAAATGAC
Coding sequences:
- the LOC121252881 gene encoding protein FIP1, whose product is MTFHTKMATERHGSLPSTSHEDNVMFLDILHEAPLLGNRKSRSIFGSIFYCFFLAGYAVLAAGAPWIFRPIQDLMSPLLCSCSVVLLLVTGIFQQYLVYQVQKIRLQGYYSFSQKLKHVVRLPFAITAYGTAAMLLVIVWKPHIGILSISTILRIIMIIEAICAGSFMSIYIGYVHQYNSLNSQPDVLKSLYSPLQPSSSLEGLRYHEGGRLSDEQMALLQYQRENLHFLSEEILRLQECLSKYERSNDGSTPQVDLAHMLAARDQELRTLTAEVNQLQSELRLARSLIAERDSEIQRVRTTNNQYVEENERLRAILGEWSTRAAKLERALEVERMSNLELQKKITTLRNQPTASVEPTENRGA